The following are from one region of the Planctomycetota bacterium genome:
- a CDS encoding sigma-70 family RNA polymerase sigma factor — protein METRFVKLLMEHRSMLHSFIYALLRDPHLTEDVLQETAAVLWSKFPEFAPGTDFGAWARGVAWREVLAARRHEARAHRHLDEECARRILAAYERRAADVAPSSHRAALRECLERMGPPLREVMHGRYALHLSSRQLAERFSKTAQAIDALIYRAKKLLSECVRSRLAGEEAR, from the coding sequence ATGGAAACGCGGTTCGTCAAGCTCCTCATGGAGCACCGTTCGATGCTCCACAGCTTCATCTACGCCCTGCTCCGGGATCCCCATCTGACCGAGGACGTCCTGCAGGAGACCGCGGCCGTTCTCTGGTCCAAGTTCCCTGAATTCGCCCCGGGGACCGATTTCGGAGCCTGGGCGCGCGGGGTGGCCTGGCGGGAAGTCCTGGCCGCCCGGCGCCACGAGGCCCGCGCGCACCGCCATCTGGACGAGGAGTGCGCCCGCCGGATCCTGGCCGCCTACGAACGGCGCGCCGCGGACGTCGCTCCGTCCTCCCATCGCGCCGCCCTCCGCGAATGCCTGGAACGGATGGGGCCCCCTCTCCGGGAAGTCATGCACGGCCGCTACGCCCTGCACCTCTCCAGCCGCCAGCTGGCGGAACGTTTCTCCAAAACCGCCCAGGCGATCGACGCCCTCATCTACCGGGCCAAAAAGCTCCTCTCCGAATGCGTCCGCTCCCGGCTGGCCGGCGAGGAGGCGCGATGA